CCGCGACCGTGCACGGTGTGGAGTTGCCGACGGACGCCACGCTTGCCCGACCTGAAGACGACGCCCGGCCGATCTGGCTCACCTACGGCAGCAGCATCACGCACTGCGCACAAGCCAAGTCGCCGACGCGAACGTGGCCGGCCCGGGCGGCGCGACAGGCGGGGCTCGACCTGACATGTCTCGGCTTTGGTGGGCAGTGTCACCTCGACCCGATGGTCGCACGCGTCATTCGCGATCAGCCGGCCGACTACATCAGCATCTGCTGCGGCATCAACATCCACGGTGCCGGTTCGATGAACAGCCGGTCGTTTCCGGCGGCCGTCATCGGCACGATCGAGATCATCCGCGAGGGCCATCCCGACACGCCGCTGTGCCTGATCAGTCCGATCTACTCGCCGCCTCGCGAAGAGGTCGCGACGACCGATCTGACGCTCGTGAGCATGCGTGCGGGCATCCGAGAGATCGTCGACCTGCTTCGCGAGCGCGGCGACGAGCGGCTGTTCTACGTCGACGGCCTGGACATCTTCGGCCCCGACAGTGTGCCCGAAGACGCGGACATGAAGACGCTCATGCCCGATGACTTGCATCCAGAAGATGTCGC
This sequence is a window from Planctomycetota bacterium. Protein-coding genes within it:
- a CDS encoding SGNH/GDSL hydrolase family protein, with the protein product MSDAMTFVPANAPRLSWRGHVSLEPVGEGFKPWRIPFNDRRLFPGVAEKAESPAGVRLAFDTDAQTLQLRAELADNGSLLPDVCVGDEVVAMPPGETVALPGSGMRHVEVWLPQSGTATVHGVELPTDATLARPEDDARPIWLTYGSSITHCAQAKSPTRTWPARAARQAGLDLTCLGFGGQCHLDPMVARVIRDQPADYISICCGINIHGAGSMNSRSFPAAVIGTIEIIREGHPDTPLCLISPIYSPPREEVATTDLTLVSMRAGIREIVDLLRERGDERLFYVDGLDIFGPDSVPEDADMKTLMPDDLHPEDVAQPILAGNVVRHVFGGAFGMDVPRQ